The proteins below are encoded in one region of Oscillatoria salina IIICB1:
- the csaB gene encoding polysaccharide pyruvyl transferase CsaB produces MGKTRAVICGYYGKGNGGDEALLVTLLQMLPESVQPLVLSGNPQETKKRYQVESCDRISAFTVTRAMRASEYFIWGGGSLMQDITSWASPIYYGGLMGLAQQMGLKTIAWAQGIGPLQHQFTRAIAKRALENCTAISVRDRLSAQILHQWQIPCLIAPDPVWALQTKPVKGLWDLPAPRIAVNLREHPSLTPHRLNHLTQALIELQRATQACILLVPFQATKDLKIAEKIAAQLPGSHQIISLEDPRELKGLFRGVEMTIGMRYHSLIMAAAAECRCFALSYDPKVSQLMAEISIPGYELEQLPDNPNEISKAWLEEYVNGEPLSSETIQSIRDRAEIHREVLIEAFLGD; encoded by the coding sequence ATGGGTAAAACAAGGGCGGTTATTTGCGGATACTATGGCAAAGGCAATGGCGGCGACGAAGCATTATTAGTGACATTATTGCAAATGTTGCCAGAATCAGTGCAACCATTGGTACTATCAGGGAATCCCCAAGAGACAAAAAAACGTTACCAAGTAGAAAGTTGCGATCGCATTTCAGCCTTTACAGTAACCAGGGCAATGCGTGCCTCAGAATATTTTATTTGGGGTGGAGGAAGTTTAATGCAAGACATCACCAGTTGGGCAAGTCCCATCTATTATGGCGGCTTAATGGGATTAGCCCAACAAATGGGCTTAAAAACGATCGCCTGGGCGCAAGGAATCGGTCCGCTACAACATCAATTTACTCGCGCGATCGCCAAACGAGCCTTAGAAAATTGTACCGCCATCAGCGTCCGCGATCGCCTTTCCGCCCAAATACTTCATCAATGGCAAATTCCCTGTCTAATTGCCCCAGATCCAGTATGGGCATTACAAACCAAACCAGTCAAAGGATTATGGGACCTACCTGCCCCCAGAATCGCCGTCAACCTGCGCGAACATCCCAGCCTAACCCCCCACCGCCTCAACCATCTTACCCAAGCCTTAATCGAGCTACAAAGAGCGACTCAAGCCTGTATTTTACTCGTACCATTTCAAGCAACAAAAGACTTAAAAATAGCTGAGAAAATCGCCGCCCAACTACCAGGATCTCATCAAATCATCTCCCTAGAAGACCCCAGAGAATTAAAAGGACTATTTCGGGGAGTCGAAATGACAATTGGAATGCGCTACCACAGCTTAATCATGGCAGCCGCAGCCGAATGTCGCTGTTTCGCCTTAAGTTACGACCCGAAAGTAAGTCAACTGATGGCAGAAATAAGTATACCCGGATACGAATTAGAGCAATTACCAGACAACCCCAACGAAATTAGCAAAGCCTGGTTAGAAGAATACGTTAACGGAGAACCACTCAGCAGCGAGACAATTCAATCAATACGCGATCGCGCTGAAATCCATCGGGAAGTTTTAATTGAAGCTTTTCTTGGGGACTAG